A single genomic interval of Lathyrus oleraceus cultivar Zhongwan6 chromosome 7, CAAS_Psat_ZW6_1.0, whole genome shotgun sequence harbors:
- the LOC127104566 gene encoding uncharacterized protein LOC127104566 has protein sequence MTSLYLDPISIKPNVGMNGDCSAAINFIENVEAFGTNNKPRFVLGIDPKTNVVSDVSTSLAQPNNNSENPRNDPDVHAPSLSLSLSLSLSLSPETSQDKEKSEDVLNELGNKDKNLVDQPTDIFNIEELDSDDVPIGKRLAPGITKWLKKMKGQVVGSFSTPSKSVKKKANDIISTSRNQAFWKKIPANIPEVPPDNIYFHSVENVEKWKYVYQRRLALERELGKDVFEGKKVLSLIQEACLMKTVIGFGKFYEMLVKEFIVNISKECDNKKSKEFIKVYVRGICVDFSPEIINRFLGRNEEEQAEIEVSDIVICKKITTKQVKEWSRKGKLSASALSVKYVILHRIGVANWMPTNHTTNIDTGLGKFIYIVGTKSNFDFGAYIFDQTMKHVASYAVKMPIDFPYLIYGVIPSQHPQHIDQF, from the exons ATGACTAGCTTGTATCTAGACCCTATCAGCATTAAACCTAATGTTGGTATGAATGGAGATTGCTCCGCTGCGATAAATTTTATTGAAAATGTTGAAGCTTTTGGAACCAACAATAAACCTAGATTT GTTTTGGGGATTGACCCCAAGACAAATGTTGTGTCGGATGTATCCACATCCTTGGCCCAACCGAATAACAATTCTGAGAACCCCAGAAATGATCCTGATGTGCATGCTCcttctctatctctctctctctctctctctctctctctctctcctgAGACATCTCAAGACAAAGAAAAGTCAGAAGATGTTCTTAATGAGTTGGGTAACAAAGATAAAAACCTTGTTGATCAACCCACTGACATTTTTAATATTGAGGAATTGGACTCTGATGATGTTCCTATCGGGAAAAGATTGGCTCCAGGCATAACTAAATGGTTGAAGAAAATGAAGGGTCAAGTTGTTGGGTCCTTCAGCACTCCCTCCAAATCTGTCAAGAAGAAGGCTAAT GACATCATCTCCACTTCCAGAAATCAAGCTTTTTGGAAGAAGATTCCAGCCAACATTCCTGAAGTTCCACCTGACAACATCTATTTTCACTCTGTTGAAAATGTTGAAAAATGGAAATATGTTTATCAAAGAAGGTTAGCATTGGAAAGGGAATTGGGGAAGGATGTGTTTGAAGGTAAAAAGGTGCTAAGTCTGATTCAAGAAGCATGTCTAATGAAAACTGTAATAGGTTTTGGGAAGTTCTATGAAATGTTGGTCAAAGAGTTTATTGTTAACATCTCCAAAGAGTGTGACAACAAAAAGAGCAAAGAATTCATAAAAGTGTATGTCAGAGGTATATGTGTGGACTTTTCTCCTGAAATAATCAATAGGTTCTTGGGAAGAAATGAAGAAGAACAAGCTGAAATTGAAGTTTCAGACATTGTCATCTGCAAAAAGATCACAACTAAGCAAGTAAAAGAATGGTCAAGGAAAGGAAAATTGTCTGCTAGTGCCTTGAGTGTCAAGTATGTTATTCTCCATAGAATTGGAGTTGCTAATTGGATGCCTACCAATCATACCACCAATATAGATACTGGGCTAGGTAAGTTCATCTACATTGTTGGGACCAAGTCAAATTTTGATTTTGGGGCTTATATTTTTGATCAGACTATGAAACATGTTGCATCTTATGCTGTAAAAATGCCAATAGATTTTCCCTATTTGATTTATGGAGTTATCCCGAGTCAACACCCCCAACATATTGATCAATTCTGA